The genome window GACGAACACGCGCGAGCCGCGTTCCTCCTTCCACCACTGCGCGGTGATCTTCTCCGGGTGACGGCGTTCCAGCGCCCGCGCCAGCGCGACCGCCGCGGCCCGCACCTGGAAGCCGTCCCAGCGCGGCTCGAGCAGCACGTACAGGTGCAGGCCCCGCGAACCGGACGTCTTCAGGTGGCCTTCGATGCCGTGCTCCGCCAGGAATTCCCGCGTCAGCACGGCAGCTTCGCGCAGTTCGTCGAAGCCGATGCCGGGCGAGGGGTCGAGGTCGACGCGCAGCTCGTCGGTGACCTCCGGCGTGTCCGCGCGGTACGGCCACACGTGGAACCCGAGGCAGCCGAGGTTCACCGCCCACAGGATGTGCGCGAGGTCCTTCGCCACCAGCGCGTCGCTCGTCGTGCCGTTCGGCGTCGAGACGACGGTGGTGCTCAGCCACGGCGGCGCGCCTTTGGGCACGCGTTTCTGGAACCAGTTCTTGCCGCCCGCGCCGTCCGGGTAGCGCTCCAGCAGCAGCGGTCGCCCGCCGAGCCGGGCCAGCAGCGGCCCCGAGATCGCCCGGTAGTACTCGACGAGGTCGAGCTTCGTCTCGCCGCGTTCCGGGAAGTACACCTTGTCCGGGCTGCTGATCTTGACCTCGACACCGTCGACGTCGAGCAGCACCGCTTCGCTCATCGCGCCTCCCCGAACAGCTCGGCGAGCTCGGCGGGCGGCGCCTCGTCGAGCTGGGCGTAGGTGCAGGACTCCGGGGTGCGGTCGGGCCGGAACCGGACCAGCCGCCCGCCGTGACGGAACCGGCCGCCCTGCAGGTGCTCGTAGCGGACCTCCGCCACCCATTCGGGCCGCAGCGGCTCCCAGGACAGGTCCTTCTGCGGTGCCCAGCGGCTGTTCGCGCCCGGTTGCCTGCCGGGCTCGGGTTCGTACTCGGCCCAGGACCGCCACGGGTGGTTCTCGAGCGCGTTCTCGCGCAGCGGCGCCAGCTCCTCGACCAGCTCGGCCCGCCGCACCTTCGTGAAGCTGCTCGCCACGCCGACGTGGTGCAGCACGCCTTCGCCGTCGAACAGCCCCAGCAGCAGCGAACCGACGCCGGCGCCGTCCTTGTGCCAGCGGAACCCGGTGACGACGCAGTCGGCCGTGCGCTCGTGCTTGACCTTGAGCATCACCCGCTTGTCCTGCTCGTACGGCAGGTCGGCGGGCTTGGCCATGACGCCGTCGAAGCCCGCGCCCTCGAACCGGGTGAACCAGTCCTCGGCCTGCGCGGGGTCGTCGCTGAGCGGGGTCAGGTGGACGCGCTGCAGCCCTTCGGCGTCGGTGCGCAGGATGCTTTCCAGCCGCTCGCGCCGCACGCGGAACGGCTCGCCGGTGAGGTCGGTGTCGCCGAGGGCGAGCAGGTCGAAGGCGACGAAGCTGGCCGGCGTCTCCTCGGCGAGCTTGCGCACGCGCGAAGCCGCCGGGTGCAGCCGCAGCTGCAGCGCCTCGAAGTCGAGCCCCTGCGGTGTGACCAGCACGATCTCGCCGTCCACCACGCACCGCGGCGGCAGCGCGGCGGCCAGCAGCTCGGCCAGCTCCGGGAAGTAGCGGGTCAGCGGGCGGTCGTTGCGCGAACCGAGCTCGATCTCGTCGCCGTCGCGGAACACGACGCAGCGGAAGCCGTCCCACTTGGGCTCGTAGAGCAGCCCCGGGTCACGAGGCACCTCGTGCACGGCTTTCGCGAGCATCGGCCGCACCGGCGGCATCACGGGCAAGTCCACCGCGCGAGCTTAAAACACGGGTACGACATTCCAGGGCGTGATACACACTGACTCGTGACCACCGAACGCCCAGAACCGCCCCTGACCGGGGGCGAGCGCGAAATGCTGCGCACGTTCCTCGACTTCCACCGCGCCACCCTCGCGATGAAGTGCGACGGACTGTCCGACGAGGACCTCCGCCGCGCCGCCAGCCCGCCGTCCACGCTCTCGCTGCTCGGCCTCGTCCGGCACATGGCCGAAGTGGAGCGCACCTGGTTCCGGCGGGTGATCAACGCCGAGGACGTCCCGCTGCGGTGGTCGGCCGAAGGCGATTTCCAGGCCGCCTACGACGCGAGTTCGTCGACGCGCGCGGAAGCGTTCGAGGCGTGGCAGGCCGAAGTGGAGCAGTCCCGCAAGATCGAAGAAGCGGCCGAGTCCCTCGACGTCACCGGGCACCAGGCCCGCTGGGGCGAGGACGTTTCGCTGCGGCTGGTGATGCTGCACATGATCCACGAGTACGCCCGCCACAACGGCCACGCGGACTTCATCCGGGAATCGATCGACGGCGTCACGGGGGCCTAGTGGACGTGCTCGCGTGGCTGCTCGACGCGGACCCGGCGTTGCGCTGGCAGGTCGAGCGGGACCTCGCGGGCGCACCACCGGCGGTCTGGGAGGCGACGCGGGCGCGAGTCGCGTCGGAAGGGTTCGGCGCACGGCTGCTGGCGGCGCAGGACCCGGACGGCCGCTGGGCGGGCGGCGCGTTCTTCCCGGCCGGCTTCCGCGGCGACGAGCCCCAGCCGTGGACGGCGACGACGTGGTCGTTGAACGCCCTGCGCGACTGGGGTCTCGACGCGGGAGTCCTGAGCGGCACGGCCGGGCTGCTGGCCGCGAACTGCCGCTGGGAGTACGACGACCTGCCGTACTGGGACGGCGAAGTCGACTGCTGCATCAACGCGTGGACCCTGGCCAACGGCGTGTGGCTCGGCGCGGACGTCGCCGGGATCGCCGAGTGGTTCACCACCCACCGCCTGCCGGACGGCGGCTGGAACTGCGAGTGGGTCGAGGGCTCGATGCGCTCGTCCGTCCACTCGACACTCAACGCCCTGAAAGGCTTGCTGGCGCACGAAAACGCGACGGGTGGAACCGAGGAGACCCGCGAGGCCCGCCGCGGCGGCGAGGAATACCTCCTGGAACGCGGGTTGTTCCGGCGGCGGTCGACGGGCGAGCCGCTCGGGCCGTGGGTAGGCGAGTTCGGCTACCCGATGCGCTGGCGCTACGACGTCCTCAACGCGGCTTCGTACTTCCGCGACGCGGACCGCCCGGACGAGCGCATGGCGGAGGCGATCGAGCTGATCCGCGCGGCCCGCCAGGCGGACGGAACGTGGCTGCAGCAGCGGACGGACGCCGGCCGGGTGTGGTTCGAAGTGGACGCTCCGGCCGGGGAGCCGTCGAAGTGGCTGACGTTCTTCGCGACCCGGGTCCTGAACTGGTGGGACGCCCGTTAGAGCTCCGCCAGCACCAGCCCGCTGCGCGGCTTCGGCGTGAAGTACGTGGCCTTCCGGGGCATCCGCCGCCCCGCCGCGTGGACCGCCAGGACGTCCGCGCGGCTCACCGGGGCCAGCAGGACCACCGCGTCGGCGTCCGGGGGTACCGGGCGGCCGTCGGGGAGCGGGTGCATGCACGGGCCGTCGGGGTCGATCCCCAGCGCGTCCGCGAAGAGGACGCGCTCGACGATCTCGTGGTCGATCACCGGTCCCGGGCCGGCGAAGCCCGTCCGCGGGAGCGGGACCCGCAGCACCGCCCCGCCCGCGTGCACCACCGCCTCGCCGGTGACCGGTACCGCGTGCTCGTCGTAGCGGACGTCCAGGCCCGCCGCGGACCAGCGGGACACCAGGTCCTCCGGGCCGAGGCCGATGCCGGTGAGCACGCGGTGGATCGCGCCGATGCGCAGGGCGGGGCCCGCGGTGACCAGGGCGAGCAGCCCGCCGTGGCCGGCCGCCGCGGCCGCGGCCACGCGGTGGTTGCCGTCGGCGACCAGGAGGTCGGCGGCGGTGACCGCGGCGAGCAGGCGGCGCTGCAGCGGCCCGGCGGGCACCACCCACAGGTCGTGGCGCCGCCCGCCCGCGTCCGCCGTCGACAGGTCGGGCAGGCCGAGCGCGCCGCACGCGCGGGCCACCTCCTCGGTCAGCGCGTCGCCGCCGGTGGCCGGGACGAGCAGCGCCGCGCTGGTCGCGCAGCCGAGCCCGGCGAGCACGGCGGCCCGCTCGGCCACGACGTCGGGGTAGACGTCCTCGGTGTGCCGGACCCGCGCGGTGCCGTCGTCCGTCACCGCGGCCGGGTCGACCAGGCAGAGCAGGCCCAGCGCGACGCCGTCCGGGCCTTCGATCCGGTACGGCGCGACGACCTCGCGCACCGGCCGGTACGACCGCTTGCGGAGCCGCTCGAGCACCGCGCGGGCGACCGGGACGGCGGCGGCCAGGTCGAGACCCCGCGCCAGCGCCGCGGGCGTGCGCGCGGGGTGCTGCACGGCCAGCAGGCTGTCCCCCGCCCCGGCCGCCGCGAGCGCGGCGACCACCCGGTCGGGTTCGGCGAACTCGTCGACGTCGGGCCCGGGGACCGCGTCGCGGACCACCCAGCCCCGCCCGATCGGCCGGATCCAGTCACTCATCCCTCCCATCTTGCGCGAAGAGCGCGAAGACGGAAATTCACTGGGGTGCGGTGCGTCCTGGTGGAATGCTTAGGGCTGCAAAGCAGTTGACTCCGGTCATGACCACCCCGAGGAGCAGCCCGCCGATGACGACACCCGCCGCCACCAGCGTGAAGGGGGTCGGCTTCCGGTCGGAACGCGGCCCGGTGCTGGTCGCCGTCATGCTCAGCACCGCGCTGGTCGCGCTGGACAGCACGATCATCGCGACCGCGGTGCCCTCGGTGGTCCGCGACCTCGGCGGGTTTTCGCAGTTCCCGTGGCTGTTCTCGATCTACCTGCTCACCCAGGCCGTCACGGTGCCGCTCTACGGCAAGTTCGCCGACGTCCTCGGCCGCCGCCCGGTGATGTTCTTCGGGATCGCGGCGTTCCTCGTCGGCTCGGTGCTGTGCGGGGCCGCGTGGAGCATGCCGGTGCTGATCGCCGCCCGCGCGGTGCAGGGCATCGGGGCGGGCGCGATCCAGCCGATGTCGATGACGATCATCGGCGACCTCTACACGGTGGAGGAACGCGCCAGGGTGCAGGGCTACGTCGCCAGCGTCTGGGGCATCGCGTCGGTGGTCGGCCCGACGCTCGGCGGCGTGTTCGCCGAGTACCTGGACTGGCGGTGGATCTTCTTCGTCAACCTGCCGCTCGGCGCGATCGCCGCGCTGATGCTGCACCGCAACTTCGCCGAGCGCGTCGAGCGCAAGCCGCACCGGGTCGACTACACCGGCGCGGCGCTGCTCACCGTCGGCTGCTCGCTGGTGATCCTGGGCCTGCTCGAAGGCGGCGTCGCGTGGGCGTGGGGGTCGCTGCCGAGCGTGGCGATCTTCGTCGTGGGCGCGGCCCTGCTGGTGTCGTTCGTGCTGGTCGAAAAGCGCGCGGCCGAGCCGGTGCTGCCGCTGTGGGTCTTCACCCGGCGGATCCTGGTGGGCGGCAACCTGGTCGCGGTCGTGGTCGGCGCGGTCCTGATGGGCCTGACGTCGTACCTCCCGACGTACGCGCAGGGCGTGCTGGGCGCGGGCGCGCTGGTGGCCGGGTTCGCGGTGGCGGCGCTCACCGTCGGCTGGCCCATCTCCGCGGCCCTGGCCGGCAAGATCTACCTCCGCATCGGCTTCCGCGACACGGCGCTGATCGGCAGCGTGTTCATCATCGCGGGCGGCGTGCTGGTGGCCACGCTCGGCGCGACGTCGTCGATCTGGGCGGCGGCGGTCGCGGCGTTCGTCCTCGGCCTCGGCCTCGGCCTGGCGGCGAGCCCGACGCTGGTGGCGATCCAGTCGGTGGTGGGCTGGGACCGCCGCGGCGTGGTGACGGCGACGAACCTGTTCAGCCGGTCACTGGGCAGCGCGGTCGGCGCGGCGGTGTTCGGCGCGATCGCCAACGCGACGCTGGCTTCGCGGTTCGAGAACCCGCCGGCCGAGGTGGCGGGCAAGCTGCCGCCGTCGGTGGACGCGACGAGCCTGGTGCTGGGCGGGCACGACGACTCCCCCGTGGCGACGTTCGTCCGAGGCGCGCTGAACGACGCGACGCACTACGTGTTCCTCGGCCTGCTGGCGGTGGCGGTGCTGTCGGTGGTGGCGCTGCTGCTGATGCCGCGCAAGACCGAGCAGCTCGAGTTCTAGGCGCGCCCGAGCAGCTCGAGGATCCCCTCGATCGCCTGCTCGAACGGCTCGGTGCGGTCCGCGGCCCTGGCGAGCACGTAGCCACCCTGCAGCGTCGCGACGATCGCCGCCGCGGTGGTCGCCGGGTCGAGGCCGCCGTCGTCCTCCGCCACGACTTCGGCGAGCCGAGTGCGCAGCCAGGCGAAGGTCTCTTCGACCGGCTCACGGAGGACGGGGGCGGCCATCACGTCCGGGTCCTGCGTCAGGCGGCCGACCGGGCAGCCCCGCAGGACGTCGCGCTCGCGGCGGAGGTAGGCCGCGATCCGCTCGAGCGGCGTGCCCGGCCCGGACAGCTGCGCTTCGGCGGCCGCGCGCATCTCCCCGGCGGTGCGGTCGATGGCCGCGCGCGCCAGCTCCTCCTTGCCGGAGAAGTGGTGGTACATGCTGCCCTGGCCGGCGTCGGCGAGCCGCTGGATGGTCTTCGGGCTGGTCCCGACGTACCCGCGCTCCCACAGCAGCGTGCGCGTGCTCTCGATGAGGCGTTCCCTCGTGTCCACGAGACCAGCGTACCTACCAGTAGGTACATCAGTTCTGCAGCGGCATGAGCTCCGCCCGGAAGTTCGCCAGGAACTCCTCGAAGTCGCCGTGGCCGGGCCGGATGACGAACTTCGACAACCCGGCCTCGATGTGCTGCTCCACCAGCCGGCGCGCCTCGGGCCAGCTCGTCGCCACCAGGTCGGTGACCGGCACACCGGGCTGCCGCTTCGCCGCCGCGGCGGCGAGCTCGTCCGGCAGCCCCTTGTCGGCCACGGCCAGGCTGAGGCCGAAGTGGTCGGCCTCGATCTCGCGCCCGGCCTCGGCCGCGGCTTCCTGGATCGCGATGCGGGCGTCGCGCGCCTGGGACGGCGTGTGGAAGCTGCCGAGCCAGCCGTCGGCGAGCCGGCCCGCGCGGCGCAGGGCCGCCGGCGCCGCTCCCCCGAGCCAGACGTCCAGCCGCTTGGCCGGGCGCGGCCCGAGGTGGACGCCCTCGACGCGGAAGAACTCGCCGTCGAAGGAGACGTCGTCCTCTTCGAGCAGCCGCCGCAGCAGGGTCAGCGACTCGTCGAACACCGCGGCCCGGCGCCCGGCGGGCACCGGGAAGAGGTCCTGCTCGGCGGCGCGGGCCGGGCGCAGCCCGAACACCGGCAGCACCCGCTTGGGCGCCAGGCCGGCCAGCGTGAGCAGCTGCTTCGCGACGAGCACCGGGTGCCGGCCGGGCAGGATCGCCACGCCGGTGCCGACCTTGAGCTTCTCGGTGGTCGCCAGCGCGTGCGTCATGCCGATCACGGGGTCGACTTCGGGCGAGTAGACGAGTTCCGACAGCCAGAGCGAGTCGATGCCCTCGGCTTCCAGCCGCCGCGCCAGCCCGGCGAACTCGCCGGGCCCCGTTCCCGCCGCCGGCGCGACGCCCAGCCTGATCTTCAGCACGGTTCCTCCCGGAGAGCTCTCCAAGGGCAACGCCCCGGGCGGCCGGGAATTCCTCAGGCCGTCGCCGCCATGACCCGGGTCAGCGCCGCGTGCAGTGCCTCCAGCTCCGGCAGGTCCATCCCGAGCGCCTCGACGACCCGGTACGGGATCTTTTCGGCCTCCGCCCGCAGCGCGCGCCCCTTCTCCGTCAGCTCGACGGTCAGCTGCCGCTCGTCCTCCCGGCTCCGCGCGCGCGTCACGTACCCCAGCGCCTCCAGGCGCTTCAGCAGCGGCGAGAGCGTCGCGGGTTCGTGGCGCAGTGACGCGCCCAGGTCCTTCACCGAACGCGGCGAGCGCTCCCACAGCGCGAGCAGCACCAGGTACTGCGGATGGGTCAGGCCGTGCGGCTCGAGCAGCGGCCGGTAGATCGCGATCACGCTGCGCGAAGCCACCGACAGCGCGAAACACACTTGCCGGTCCAGCTTCAGCGGGTCCTCGCCCAGGTCGATCATGTGCCAATCCTACGGTGTCGCGGGTCGCACTAATGATTAGTGCACTAAGCATTAGTGTACTATGGAACTCATGGAACGACCGAGTGTGCTCCGCTGGTTCGGCTACGCCGTGGGCGTGCGCCTCCCCTCGCGGTTCAACGACTGGGCTCTGCACGACGCGACGTCGAAGCACTGGCGGGCGCGGTACGTGCTGCAGCGGTCGGTCGGCATCCTGCCGCTGTGCGCGGTGTGGCTGCTGCTGCCCGGCTCGATCTGGCTGCGGCTCTCGCTGGTCCTCATGGCCGGGCTCGTCGCGTACTTCTACTCGTGCGCGTACATGGAGGAGAGCGTCGAACACCGGCTCGGCCGGCAGGGCTTCCCGCACAACACCGGGCGCCGCATCCGCGCCGAAGCCGCCGAGGCGAAGAACGCCGAAGCGACCGCCCGCTACCTCGCGCGCTACCGGCGGCCCTCGGAGGGTTAGTTAGAGTCAGCGGACGATGAGACGCAAGCTCCGCCCGCCGATCCCGCCGCGCCACGGGCTGGACCCCGCCCGGCTCAAGCTCCCCGCCGAGGGCGAGTGGCCGACCCTGCTGGCGCACCTCGTCGACCGGCTGCCCCGCGTGGCACCGGCCCGCATCGAGGAAATGCTGCGGGAAGAACGCATCCACGGCCTCGACGGCCCGCTCGGCGTGGACACGCCGTTCGAGCCCGGCTCGTTCATCTGGTTCCACCGCGACCTGCCGGACGAGGTGCCCGTGCCGTTCGAGATCGACGTCGTCTACCGCGACGAGCACCTGCTGGTCGTCGACAAGCCCCACTTCCTGGCGACCATCCCGCGCGGACAGCACATCCTGGAGACGGCGCTCGTGCGGCTGCGGCGCGACCTGGACCTCCCGCACCTGTCCCCCGCGCACCGGCTCGACCGGGTCACCGCCGGCCTGGTGATGTTCGTGATCACGCCGGAACTGCGCGGGAAGTACCAGACGCTGTTCCGCGACCGCCGGGTCCACAAGGAGTACGAGGCCATCGCCCCGTACGACCCGGCCCTGGACCTGCCGCGGACCGTCCGGAGCCGGATCGTCAAGGAGCGTGGGGTACTCGCCGCCCGCGAAGAGCCGGGCGAGCCGAACGCCGAGACGCACGTCGAACTGGCCGAGCACCGCGACGGGCTGGGCCGCTACCGGCTCCGGCCCTCGACCGGCCGGACGCACCAGCTGCGCGTGCACCTCAGCGGCCTCGGCGTCCCCATCCTCGGCGACGACTTCTACCCGCAACTGCGGGAAAAGCCGCTCGGCGACTTCACGAAACCGTTGCAGCTGCTGGCGAAGGTGCTCGCCTTCGACGACCCGGTCACCGGGACGCCCCGGCGGTTCACCAGCGGGCGACGGTTGTCCGCCTGGGACGACGCCGCCGCGTGGGCGGCGCCCCCGGCCTGACCCGGGAGCGCCGCCGGCGCGTCACTTGCGCCAGAACTTCACACCGCTCCACTGCACGGTGACCGGCCCCGCGCCGCTGGACGTGCGGTAGCTGCCGAACTTGTCGTAGTAGCTGCCGCCCGGGCTGGAGATCGTCTGCTTCAGCGAGCCGTTGAGGTACACCTTGTGCGAGCTGCCGACCTGGTTGACGGTGTTGACCCGCACCGACGTGCCGACCGTCGCGCCGCTGCCCAGCGTCGCCCCGCCCTCCACGGCGTACACCCGGCCACCTTTCTCGACGGCCAGCATGAAGTACGGCCCCGCGCTCGAGCCGTCTCGAAACGTCTGCTTGAGACTGATCCGGGAGCCGGTCATGCTGGTGATCTTGAACGAGCCTTCGAACTGGTGGGTGCCACCGGTGTAGGTGGTGTAGCGGCGTTCCGCGCGCTGGTCGCCGCTGCCGGTCGAGCAAGTCAGCTGGAAGGTGAGCCCGGAGATCCGGCCGCACCCCCGCTCCTGCTCGGAGTAGCCCGGCGAGTCCGGGGTCCACGGACCCGTCCCGACCTGGGCGTCCGCCGTGGGCGCGAGGATCGCGAGTCCTGCCGCGACCGCCACGAGCACGCCCGCACCGTGAATTCTGCGCACCGTCGACCTCCTGGATCATCCGAGGCGGCGGTGCTGTGACTGTACGAGCTCGCGCCGTCACGGACAAGAGTTTCCCGGGTGGTGTCGAATCCGGCCGTCCTCGTTCGACAGACTCGTGAAGGCAGTCACCAGCACTCCGAGGAGCACCCATGCGCACCCTGATCTCCACGTCGTTCGTCTCGCTCGACGGCGTCGTCGAAGCCCCCGGCGGCGAGTCCGGCTACCGCAACACGGGCTGGACGTTCAAGGACGTCGAGTTCGAGCCGGCCGCCTACGAGATCAAGGGCACCGAACAGGAGGAGGCCACCGCGCTCCTGCTGGGCCGCGTCAGCTACGAGGCGTTCGCGCCGGTCTGGCCGGGGATGACCGTGGAGTTCGCCGGCTACAACGCGATGCCGAAGTACGTCGTGTCGACCACGCTCCAGGACGCGGACCTGGTGGACAACTGGGGCGAGACCACGATCCTGCGCTCGCTGGACGACGTCGCCGCGCTCAAGGAGACCGAGGGCGGCCCCATCATCGTCAACGGCAGCGCCACCCTGAACCGTTCGCTGGCCGACGCCGGCCTGATCGACCGGCTCCACCTGCTGGTGTTCCCGGTGCTGCTCGGGGCGGGCAAGCGGCTGTTCAGCGAGACCGACAAGGACAAGCAGAACCTGAAGCTGATCGACAGCGCTTCGTACGGCAACGGTGTTCAGAAGCTGGTCTACGAGTTCGTCCGCTGAGCGGACACGGGTCCGGCCGAGGTTTCACGTAGAACATCTGTTCGAACGTGGTGTACGGTCGGACCCATGACGACCCCGGCACTGCAGGCATCGCTGTTCGGCGAATCCGGCCCCGTCACGCTGAACGCGCTCGCGCCGCGGCGGACCGAACTCGGCTCCGGCGCGTGGATCGACGTTCAGCCCGGCTGGCTCGACGGCGCCGACGAGGTGTTCACCGACCTCGTCACCGGCGTCCCGTGGCAGGCCGAGCGGCGGCGGATGTACGACCGGCTCGTCGACGTTCCCCGCCTGCTGTGCTTCTACCGCGAAGCGGCGCCGCTCCCCCACCCGGTGCTGGCCGAAGCCCGCGCCGCGCTGAGCGAGCACTACGCGGGCGAACTCCGCGAGCCGTTCCGCACCGCGGGCCTGTGCTACTACCGCGACGGCCGCGACAGCGTCGCCTGGCACGGCGACACGATCGGCCGCGGCAGCACGGAAGACACGATGGTGGCGATCATCTCGGTGGGCGCGGCCCGCCAGCTGGCCCTGCGCCCCCGCGGCGGCGGCGAGTCCCACCGCTACGCCCTCGGCCACGGCGACCTCATCGTGATGGGCGGCTCGTGCCAGCGCACGTGGGAACACGCGATCCCGAAGACGAGCCGCGCGGTCGGCCCGCGGATCAGCATCCAGTTCCGGCCGCGCGGGGTGCGCTGAGTCAGTCGACCAGGACCGGCAGTTCGTCCAGTCCGTACACAATGGACACCTTGCGGAACGAGAGGTCGTTCTCCGGCACGGCGAGCCGCAGGTTCGGGAACCGCTTGATCAGGGCCGGGTACGCCGTGCGCAGCTCCATGCGGGCCAGCTCCGCGCCGATGCAGCGGTGGATGCCGTAGCTGAACGCCAGGTGGGACGTCGGTTCGCGGGTGGCGTCGAAGTCCTCCATCCCCGCGCCCAGCTTCGGGTCGCGGTCCGCGGCCGACAGCGACACCAGCACGATGTCGCCTTCGGCGATGTGGACGCCGGCGATCTCCATGTCCTGCTTGGCGAAGCGCGGGAACGCCATCTGCACCACGGTCAGGTAGCGCAGCAGCTCCTCGACGAAGCGGTGCACGGACTCGTCGTCGCCGCGGACGGCTTCGAGGGCCTTCTCGTCGCGCAGCAGCACCAGCGCGCCGAGCGCCAGCATGCTCGCCGTCGTTTCGAGGCCGCCGGTGAGGACGCCGTCGGCGAGGCCGGCCAGCTCGCGGTCGTCGATCTCGTCGCCGTGTTCCTTGATCAGCATGCCGAGCAGGCCGTCGCCGGGCTGCTCGCGCTGCTTCTTCACGATGTCGAGCAGGTAGGTCAGCGACTCCGACATCGCGCCGAGCGACGCCCCCGCGCCGCCGAAGAGGTCGAAGCGGGCGGTGCTCAGCCGCTGGAACTCCGCGCGGTCCTCATAGGACACGCCGAGCAGTTCGCAGATGGTCAGCGACGGGATCGGCAGCGCGAACGCCTGCCACAGGTCGACCGGGCCGTCGGCCTTGGCCATCGCGTCGAGCTGCTCGGCGACGATCTCGTCGATCCGCGGGGCCAGCCTGCCGAGCCGCCGCATGGTGAACTCGGGCGTGAGCAGCTTCCGCAGCCGCGTGTGGACCGGCGGGTCCGCGAAGCCGAGCCCGCCCGGGTTCTGGTCCGCGGTCACCCCGGCGTTGCCGACGAGGTTGCCGAAGTCGCTGGAGAAGCCGGTGGCCTTGCCGAGGACGGCTTTCGCCTCGTCGTAACCCGTGACCAACCAGGCGTTCATCCCGAAGGGCAGGTCGAGCTTGCCGATCGGCGCCTCGGCCCGGCGCGCGGCCATGTCGGCGACCGGGTCGAGCCCGTCGCGCTTCAGCGGCAGCAGCGCCGACTCGGGCAGGAGCGACGACATCTTTTCGAGGTCGAAGCCCTTTTTCGACTGCCGGGCGAGGTACCGGCGGCCGACCCAGCCCAGTACCCGTGAGCGGAGACTCCCCATGCACCCGACAGTACCGCACTAGCCCGATCGGGTGAGCGACGGCGAGACCGGGCTCACCCCCGCGGCGGCACCTCCGTGTTCGCGGTGATCAGCCCGTGCTCGCTCGCGGCGTAGTGGAAGTACGGGCGGCCGAGGTCGTCCGAGCCGGCGAACGACGTCCGCGAGCGCCCGTCGGCTTCGGTGTTGACGCCGTTCGTGCGGGCCAGCACGCCGGAGGAGCTCAGCCACTCCCGCGACGCGCGCACCGGCCGCCAGCTCCGGCCGTCGCCGGTGAGGTCGCCGAGCACCTTCGTCATCTCGGCCGCGCCGGAGATCCGCAGGTTCTGGTCGTCGGTGACGTTCGCGGTGGCGTCGGTGGTGAGCGGGTAGGACCACGTGTGCCGGGCGGCGGACCGCACCTGTCCGTCCACTGTGGACACCGACGTCTGCTGTCCGGAGTCGGCCTGCACGACGTGCTGGGTGAAGCCGCCGCCAGTGACGTCGTCGCTGTTGCGGTAGTCGCGGGTGCGTTCGACGCGGGTGTACACGCGGCCGGCGGAGGTGTCGACGTAGCCCGCGGTCACGTCGTGGCGTTTCGCGGTCACGGTGACGTTGACGCCGCCGTCGATGTCCCGCACCGCCGTCTTCCGGTCCGGCGCCGCGGCGACGTCGTGCTGGGTCAGCGCGCCGGAAGTGCGGGCCGCGTTTTTGTCGGTGTAGAGCAGTAGCGTCGGGACGACGGTGAACTCGCCGCCGATGTCCGGGAAGGAGAAGGAGAAGTCGTGCGCACCCCCGTCCACGAGCCGGCCCGCGAACGGCGTCACGTCGTAGGTTTCGGCGTGCAGGCTGAAGGTGTCGATCGCCACGATCGGCCGCCACAGCTGCGGCACGATCCCGCCGGAGTAGATGTGCGGGAAGGTGAACGCGCTGCCGGCGGCCGTCCCGTCGATCGCGAAGTTCGCTTCGCGGTAGGGCCCCTTGCCGCACAGCCCGGCGGCCGGGTACTTCGCCGAGACCTCGTCGGGGACGTCGTCGAACCACTGCTCGTCGCAGGCGTGGCCTTCGAGGGTCACCTCGAGGTAGGCCCGGGTGATGTTGCGCGGCAGGTCTTTCGCGCTGAAGTGCACGGTGGGCGCGGCGGGCGTCGCGTCGGCGTGCCCGAACCCGGCGACGTGGTCGGCCGTCTGCGGCGCGGGGTGCTTCCGGTCGGCCTGGTAGTAGGTGAGCGTCACGGTCTGGGCGTAGACCCCG of Amycolatopsis solani contains these proteins:
- a CDS encoding peptide-N4-asparagine amidase — its product is MRIFTIVLSLVLAWVLAGGVASASPVVEGDTDDPVTAAPAVTRPDTAHCSVTLADAFRSNAADGTPRFYEGTLAPPKACPGPWAKVVMDQTVTVSGRQYDRIGDLRIGGTEVWWGTTEEPSGEGRRAITYHFDKDLTPYAALLRTPQPFRGGIENYNSPVYTGVYAQTVTLTYYQADRKHPAPQTADHVAGFGHADATPAAPTVHFSAKDLPRNITRAYLEVTLEGHACDEQWFDDVPDEVSAKYPAAGLCGKGPYREANFAIDGTAAGSAFTFPHIYSGGIVPQLWRPIVAIDTFSLHAETYDVTPFAGRLVDGGAHDFSFSFPDIGGEFTVVPTLLLYTDKNAARTSGALTQHDVAAAPDRKTAVRDIDGGVNVTVTAKRHDVTAGYVDTSAGRVYTRVERTRDYRNSDDVTGGGFTQHVVQADSGQQTSVSTVDGQVRSAARHTWSYPLTTDATANVTDDQNLRISGAAEMTKVLGDLTGDGRSWRPVRASREWLSSSGVLARTNGVNTEADGRSRTSFAGSDDLGRPYFHYAASEHGLITANTEVPPRG
- a CDS encoding cytochrome P450, which gives rise to MGSLRSRVLGWVGRRYLARQSKKGFDLEKMSSLLPESALLPLKRDGLDPVADMAARRAEAPIGKLDLPFGMNAWLVTGYDEAKAVLGKATGFSSDFGNLVGNAGVTADQNPGGLGFADPPVHTRLRKLLTPEFTMRRLGRLAPRIDEIVAEQLDAMAKADGPVDLWQAFALPIPSLTICELLGVSYEDRAEFQRLSTARFDLFGGAGASLGAMSESLTYLLDIVKKQREQPGDGLLGMLIKEHGDEIDDRELAGLADGVLTGGLETTASMLALGALVLLRDEKALEAVRGDDESVHRFVEELLRYLTVVQMAFPRFAKQDMEIAGVHIAEGDIVLVSLSAADRDPKLGAGMEDFDATREPTSHLAFSYGIHRCIGAELARMELRTAYPALIKRFPNLRLAVPENDLSFRKVSIVYGLDELPVLVD
- a CDS encoding alpha-ketoglutarate-dependent dioxygenase AlkB: MTTPALQASLFGESGPVTLNALAPRRTELGSGAWIDVQPGWLDGADEVFTDLVTGVPWQAERRRMYDRLVDVPRLLCFYREAAPLPHPVLAEARAALSEHYAGELREPFRTAGLCYYRDGRDSVAWHGDTIGRGSTEDTMVAIISVGAARQLALRPRGGGESHRYALGHGDLIVMGGSCQRTWEHAIPKTSRAVGPRISIQFRPRGVR